A genomic region of Vitreoscilla filiformis contains the following coding sequences:
- a CDS encoding PilT/PilU family type 4a pilus ATPase, with protein sequence MTSPRLNDREGDVPTMSNMQRVLTLMAERGASDMFMSAGAPVLLKISGQMVPVSDQLLPPAMTRAMIAEVMPPASMEELDRDGELNTSVVIPNVGSFRFSAFRQRNSIAAVVRCIPARIPSLESLKVPSILGSLILEKRGLLLMVGATGTGKSTTLAAMIEWRNQSMGGHILTIEDPIEFLYTNKRSIVNQREVGKDTASLYIGLKNAMRQAPDVILIGEIRDRETMAAAISYSLSGHLVLATMHANNSYHALGRVLSFYPPESRPSLLSDLSSALKSVISQRLLKAVGGGRAAAVEVLINTPMVAELIEKGDFLGVRDAMSRSLSEGSQTYEQDLARLIKEGRITREEALIYADSPTNLMWRLENETPVPTNKANAKKAAEADADSQPTFTEITLDVLPPAPPPAPSIAATPAAAPAPIRPSTLAAAAAARAPLPPPSPARPR encoded by the coding sequence CTGACCTCACCCCGCCTGAACGACCGAGAAGGAGACGTCCCCACCATGAGCAACATGCAGCGCGTGCTGACCCTGATGGCCGAGCGCGGCGCGTCGGACATGTTCATGTCCGCCGGTGCGCCGGTGTTGCTGAAGATCAGCGGCCAAATGGTGCCCGTCTCCGACCAGCTCCTGCCCCCGGCGATGACGCGGGCCATGATCGCCGAGGTCATGCCCCCGGCCAGCATGGAAGAACTCGACCGCGATGGTGAACTCAACACCAGCGTGGTGATTCCCAACGTCGGCAGTTTTCGCTTCTCGGCGTTCCGGCAACGCAATTCGATTGCGGCGGTGGTGCGCTGCATCCCGGCGCGCATTCCGTCCTTGGAGTCGCTCAAGGTGCCGAGCATTTTGGGCAGCTTGATTTTGGAAAAACGCGGCTTGTTGCTCATGGTCGGCGCCACGGGCACTGGCAAAAGCACCACGCTGGCGGCCATGATCGAGTGGCGCAACCAGAGCATGGGCGGCCACATCCTGACGATCGAAGATCCGATCGAGTTCCTGTACACCAACAAGCGCTCCATCGTGAACCAGCGCGAGGTGGGCAAGGACACGGCGTCGCTCTACATCGGCCTGAAAAACGCCATGCGCCAGGCGCCGGACGTGATCCTGATCGGTGAAATCCGCGACCGGGAAACCATGGCAGCGGCCATTTCTTACTCGCTCTCGGGCCACCTGGTGCTGGCCACCATGCACGCCAACAACAGTTACCACGCGTTGGGGCGGGTGCTGTCGTTTTACCCGCCGGAGTCGCGGCCCTCGCTGCTGTCTGATCTGTCGTCGGCGTTGAAATCGGTGATCTCGCAGCGGTTGCTCAAAGCCGTGGGCGGAGGCCGAGCGGCGGCGGTGGAAGTGCTGATCAACACGCCGATGGTGGCCGAGCTGATCGAAAAAGGCGATTTTCTGGGCGTGCGCGATGCGATGTCGCGTTCGCTGTCTGAAGGCTCGCAAACCTACGAGCAGGATTTGGCCCGGTTGATCAAAGAAGGCCGCATCACCCGTGAAGAAGCACTGATTTACGCCGATTCGCCCACCAACCTGATGTGGCGCCTGGAAAACGAAACCCCAGTCCCCACCAACAAAGCCAACGCCAAAAAGGCCGCCGAAGCGGACGCCGACAGCCAACCCACCTTCACCGAAATCACCCTGGACGTGCTGCCCCCCGCGCCTCCACCCGCGCCCAGCATCGCCGCGACGCCCGCTGCTGCGCCAGCGCCCATTCGGCCCAGCACCCTGGCCGCTGCGGCAGCCGCCCGCGCTCCCCTTCCCCCGCCCTCGCCCGCACGCCCGCGTTGA